In Anopheles gambiae chromosome 2, idAnoGambNW_F1_1, whole genome shotgun sequence, a single window of DNA contains:
- the LOC11176112 gene encoding uncharacterized protein LOC11176112 has product MAIVKDSATFFQHGNSAQFDYVLKLYPKALKLKAETRGNGKKADKLLRLEKWYQNELPKLIKTRGRDAHLLHEELVQTMEWKQTRGKFYPQLSYLIKINTPRAVVMETKKAFRKLPNLEQALNALSNLKGVGITMASALLAAAAPESAPFMADECLMAIPDIEGIDYTTKEYLKFVTHIQQTMERLNLEEESNGAAEESAGEKKDSATNGGGGGGDTAEAVAADGEGSESAAKEPAGKEGKGDATENGASDKTGPKPKKWSAHSVELALWTHYVVSDLQPELLGGMPGNGNGVAADAEGDAAQNGISKEEGGEDEDDDEVADEEEVDGDNGIVEDEGNTNDENSRTAMVESSESESNEAAAAGGVVSNGKSTPGSSGSAQEDEEKLLDAEDTSKDATDNSSTAEAAAVTMTELTNNGTSVTEQVQTTAAATANTQVTPLVNDCTKASGESLGDSAVAGKDALSTTSPVADSTEPDTPISTDSSSNGSNKRPLCCDDNGEDTPELSAPKLIKL; this is encoded by the coding sequence ATGGCAATTGTCAAGGATAGTGCAACATTCTTCCAGCACGGCAACTCGGCCCAGTTCGACTACGTGCTCAAGCTGTACCCGAAAGCCCTGAAGTTGAAGGCAGAAACGAGAGGCAACGGCAAAAAGGCAGATAAACTATTACGCCTCGAAAAGTGGTACCAGAACGAGCTGCCGAAGTTGATCAAAACTCGTGGCCGCGATGCTCACCTGCTGCACGAAGAGCTGGTACAGACGATGGAGTGGAAGCAGACGCGCGGCAAGTTCTACCCGCAGCTGTCCTATCTCATCAAAATCAACACACCCCGGGCGGTGGTGATGGAGACGAAGAAAGCTTTCCGGAAGCTGCCGAACCTGGAGCAGGCCCTGAATGCTCTCTCGAACCTGAAGGGTGTGGGAATTACGATGGCATCGGCtttgctggctgctgctgcaccggaAAGCGCGCCCTTCATGGCTGACGAATGTCTGATGGCAATTCCGGATATTGAGGGCATCGATTATACGACTAAAGAGTATCTAAAGTTTGTCACACACATTCAGCAGACAATGGAGCGGCTAAACCTGGAAGAGGAAAGCAACGGCGCTGCGGAAGAATCTGCGGGCGAAAAGAAGGACAGTGCCACTAATGGCGGTGGCGGAGGTGGTGACACAGCGGAGGCTGTAGCGGCCGACGGGGAAGGAAGTGAAAGCGCTGCCAAGGAGCCGGCAGGCAAGGAAGGCAAGGGTGATGCGACCGAAAATGGTGCGTCGGACAAGACGGGTCCGAAGCCGAAGAAATGGTCAGCACATTCGGTCGAGCTGGCACTTTGGACGCACTACGTCGTGTCAGATTTACAGCCTGAGCTGCTTGGCGGCATGCCGGGAAATGGCAATGGCGTTGCAGCTGATGCTGAGGGCGACGCAGCTCAGAACGGAATCTCAAAGGAAGAAGGAGGTGAAgatgaggatgatgacgaGGTTGCCGATGAGGAGGAGGTAGATGGAGACAATGGCATCGTCGAGGATGAGGGTAATACGAACGACGAAAACTCCCGCACCGCTATGgtggaatcgtcggaatcggaAAGCAACGAAGCGGCGGCTGCCGGAGGCGTCGTGTCCAATGGCAAAAGTACGCCGGGCTCGAGTGGCTCTGCTCAGGAGGACGAAGAAAAGCTCCTCGATGCTGAGGATACGTCCAAGGATGCCACTGACAATAGCAGCACGGCCGAGGCAGCAGCGGTCACGATGACCGAATTAACGAACAATGGTACCTCGGTAACGGAACAGGTGCAGACAACCGCCGCCGCAACCGCCAACACACAAGTGACACCTCTCGTCAACGACTGCACGAAAGCATCCGGTGAAAGCTTAGGCGATTCAGCAGTTGCTGGAAAGGACGCGTTGAGCACGACCAGCCCCGTCGCGGACAGTACCGAACCGGACACGCCGATCTCcaccgacagcagcagcaatggcaGCAACAAACGTCCTCTCTGCTGCGACGATAATGGCGAAGACACGCCAGAACTTAGCGCTCCGAAGCTGATAAAACTGTAG